In Anaerolineae bacterium, the DNA window CGCGAGCTGTATGCGCGGGTGGAGGCGATTATTCACGGCACGGGGTTTCGCAGTCCGACCGAGTACATCGTCTTTCTGACGCGTCAGGCGGTGGCGGCCATTGAGGCGGACCGCCGGCTGATTTATTCCCTGCCCTATATGACCCGCTCTGCGGAAGAAAGCCCGGCCCCGGACGAGGAGAAAGAAGAGGAATAATCCCGGCCGGCGCGCGCCAACCGCATCGGCACTCCTGCCCATGTGTACGGCGCGCCGCCGGCCTTTTCGTGCCAGAGGAACCAACCGTGCGCGTGTTGATGGTTTCCAAAGCCTGCATTGTGGGCGCATATCAAACGAAGCTGGAGGCGCTGGCCGGCCTGCCGGCGGTGGAGCTGTTCGTCATCGTCCCGCCGTATTGGAAAGGACCGGAAGGGACGACCGTCCTGGAGGAACGGCATACCGCCGGCTATCAGCTCATCGTCAGCCCCATGCGCTGGAACGGCCATTTCCACATCCATTATTATCCCGAACTGCCCCGCTGGGTGCGTCAGCTCCGCCCGGATATCCTGCATATGGACGAGGAGCCGTATAACCTGGCGACGTACCTGGGCCTGCGGGCCGGCAAAGCCGCCGGCGCGCGCACGCTCTTCTTCACCTGGCAGAACCTGCTGAGGGTGTACCCGCCGCCCTTCCGCTGGTTCGAGCTGGCCAATTTCCGCCTGGCCGATTACGCGATTGCCGGCAGTGCCGATGCGGCCGACGTCCTGCGGCGCAAGGGGTATGCCGGCCCCCTTGCCGTCATCCCACAGTTTGGGGTGGACGCGGCGCAGTTTCGCCCCCCGGCACGCGAGGGGCGGGGACAACCCCTGCGCGTGGGATACGCCGGCCGGCTGGTGCCGGAAAAGGGCGTGCATGTGCTCCTGGAGGCCCTGGCCGGCCTGTCCGCTCCCTGGCAGGCCTCCATCGTGGGGGAGGGGCCGGAGCGGCCGGCCCTGGAGGAGCTGGCGCGGCGCCTGGGCATCGCGGAGCGCGTCGAGTTCGCCGGCAGACTCCGCTCGACCGACATGCCGGCCTGGTACGCCGGCATTGATGTGTTGGTGCTCCCCTCCCTGCGCCGGCCCAATTGGATGGAGCAGTTCGGGCGGGTGCTGATCGAGGCCATGGCGATGGAGGTGGCAGTCATCGGCTCCGACTGCGGCGAGATCCCGCGCGTCATTGGCGGCGCCGGCCTGATCTTCCCCGAAGGGGATGTCCGGGCACTGCGCGAGCATCTGACGTATTTGGCCGGCCATCCGGAGGAGCGCCTGCGCCTCGGGCGCGCCGGCCGGGAGCGGGTGCTGGCGCATTTCACCCAGGAGCGGATTGCCGCCCAGACGTATGACGTGTATCGGGCAGTGATGGCGGCCGGCCCGGCCGCCGGCGGAGGGGCATGATGGCCGCTCTGCCGGGGGAACGCCCCACCGTGGCGCTGAACGCCCAACTGCTGTCCCTATCGCAGACGTACCGCAGTGCCGGCATCAGCTCCTATATGGATAATCTCCTGCGGCATCTGCCGGCGGCGGACGCCGGCATGGACTATGAGGTGTTCACCCATGAACGGGCGTGGCCGGCGCCGGCCGGCATGCGGGTGCGCTACACCCGCTGGCCCACCCATCACCCGCTGGCGCGCATCCCTTGGGAGCAACTGATTCTGCCGTGGTGGCTATACGCCGGCCGGCACAATCTCCTCCATGCCCTGGCCTTTGTGGCGCCGCTGGCCTGGCGCGGCCCCACGGTGGTCACCGTCTTTGACCTGAGCTTCCTTTTGTTCCCGGAGCGTTTCCGGGTGTATAATCGTTTATATCTGAGCATATTCACGCGGCTTTCCGCGCGGCGGGCAGATCGGGTCATCGTGATTTCCGAAAGCACCAAGCAGGACGCGGTGCGCCTGCTGGGCCTGGACGCGCGCCGGGTGGCGGTCGTGTACTGTGGGGTGGATGAGAGGTACCGCCCCCTGCCGGCGGATGTGGTGGAGGAGTACCGCCGGCGCAGGGGACTGCCCGAGCGGTTCGTGCTCTTTGTCGGGACGCTGGAACCCCGCAAAAATATCGCCGGCCTCGTCGAGGCCTACCGCCTGCTGGTCGCCGGTTGGCCGCGAGGAGCGGGAGAACCGCCGGCGTTGGTCATTGCCGGCGCCAAAGGATGGTATTATCAGGAGGTGTATCAGGCTGTACAGCGTGCGGAACTGATGGAGCGGGTGGTCTTCACCGGCTATGTGCCGGCGGACGAGCTTCCCCTCCTGTATAATGCCGCGACCCTGTTCGTCTATCCGTCTTTCTACGAGGGGTTCGGCCTGCCGCCGCTGGAGGCGATGGCCTGCGGCACGGCGGTGGTGGTGTCGGACCGCTCGTCCCTGCCCGAGGTGGTGGGGGATGCCGGTGTGCTGGTGAACCCGGAGGAGCCGGCGGCCATCGCACAGGCAGTGCGCGAGCTTCTGCAGGACGAGGAAGCGCGGCGCGTTCTGGCCGACAAGGGCCGGCAGCGCGCCGCGGCCTTCTCCTGGCGGCGCGCCGCACAGGAGACCACAGCGATATATCGCCAAGTGCTGGGAAAGGAAAGGGCGTAAGATGTCCACGCGCTATCACCGCCTGCTTTCCTGGGTCACCGCCCTCGTGGACATCCCACTCATCAACCTGGCCTTTGGCCTGGCGTACGGCATCCGCTATGAACTGCAGTGGTTCAAAGCGGTGGAGGATGCCTACTACGTCTCGTACGAGGCGTACCTGCCGATAGCGGTTCTGCTGACGATCATCCTGCTGATTGCCTTCAAGATCGAAGGGGTGTATGATCGAAGGCGAGGACAGGGGTGGCTGGGCGAGGTGTATGCCATCCTGAACGGCACCACCACCGGCATTATGGTGATGGTCTTCATCACCTTCTTCCTCCAGCCGCTGTATTACTCGCGCCTGATTTTTGTCTACGCCGCGGTGCTGATCATTGTCCTGCTGAGCCTGGCGCGGTTGGTGCGGGGGATCATCCTCGGGCGCCTGCGCCGGCTGGGGCTGGGCGTGGACCGGGTGCTCATCGTGGGCGCCGGCGAGGTGGGGCGCTCCATCATGGCCAACCTGATGGCAGAACCAGACCTGGGATACGAAGTGGTCGGTTTCGTGGACGACAACCCCGATAAGGGGAGCCACGATGTCGGCCCATTCAAGGGCCTGGGGAGCATCGACCAGTTGCCCCGCCTCTTCAAGGAGCTGGCGATTGACGAAGTCATCATCACCCTGCCCTGGATGTATCATCGCAAAATCATGAGCATTCTCTCGCTGTGCGAGCAGTATAAGGTGCGCGCCCGCCTGGTGCCGGACCTCTTTCAGATGCGGCTGAGCAAGGTGGAGATCGAGAACCTCAACGGCATCCCTATCCTCAGCATGCGCGATCAGGGCATCAGCGGCTGGAAATATGTGGTCAAGCGGGCGATGGATATTCTCGTGGCCGGCACAGCTCTTCTGCTGTTGTCCCCGCTGATGGCCCTCATCGCCCTGGCCATCAAGCTGGATTCGCCGGGGCCGGTGCTCTTCGCCCAGACGCGCGTCGGCAAGGACGGCCGGCCTTTTACCATGTACAAGTTCCGCTCCATGGTGGCGGACGCCGAAAGCCGGCTGGCCGAGCTGGAAGACCGCAACGAGGCGGTTGGCCCGCTGTTCAAGATACGGGATGACCCGCGCCGCACCCGCGTCGGCAGGTTCCTGCGCCGCACCAGCCTGGACGAACTGCCCCAGCTCATCAACGTCCTGCGCGGCGATATGAGTCTGGTGGGGCCGCGGCCGCCCCTGCCGCGAGAGGTGGAGCAGTATCAGCCCTGGCACCACCGGCGCCTGTCGGTGCGCCCCGGCATGACCGGCCTGCCGCAGGTCAGCGGGCGCAGTAATCTCACGTTTGATGAAATGGCGCTTCTGGATTTATATTACATTCAGAACTGGTCGCCGGCGCTGGACCTGATGATCCTTCTGCGCACCATCCCCCATGTGCTGTTGGGGGAGGGGGCGTATTGATGTCCCTGGATATCCAAGCCGCCATCAGCCTTGTGACCGGGAGATGAACCCATGTGGAGATTGACCTCGACGGATCGGGAAGCACTGACCGCTTTCGCCCAACAGTTGATCCGGACCCCCAGCCCTTCCACGCAGGAGAAGGCCGTGGCCGAACTGGTGGCCGCGGAACTGCGCAAGATCGGGTTTCCGGAAGTATGGGTCGATCGCATCGGCAATGTGGTGGCGCGCGCCGGCGACGGCAGCGGTCCCTCTCTGCTGTTCAACGCCCATATGGATACGGTGGAGGTCAACGAGCCGGAAGCCTGGACGCATCCGCCGCTGGGCGGCGTGGTGGAGAACGGCATCCTGTACGGCCGCGGCGCGGTGGACATGAAAGGCCCTCTGGCGGCGATGGTCTACGGCTTGAAGATGGTGCTGGACGCCGGCGTCCCCCTCCACGGCAATCTGTACGTGGCGGCGGTGGTGCAGGAAGAGCCGTGCGAGGGCTATGCCATGCGGGTGCTGGTGGAGGAAGAGGGCCTCGTGCCGGATATGGTGGTGCTGTGCGAGCCGAGCAACCTGCAGTTGGCCATTGGACAGCGGGGGCGCATGGAAATGCGCGTCACGGTGCGCGGTGTGGCCGCTCACTCTTCCATGCCGGAGCAGGGCGAGAATGCCATCTACCGTGCGGCCCGCATCATCTTCGGCGTGGAACTGCTCTCGAGCCAGCTCGCAGTGGATTCCATCCTGGGGCAGGGGAGCGTGGCCGTCACGCATATCGAGAGTTCCGCCAGCAGTCGCAATGCCATTCCTGACCGCTGTGTGTTCTACATTGACCGCCGGCTGACCCTGGGGGAGACCGAAGCGCGTGCCCTGGCGGAAATTCAGGCTATTATCACGCGCGAGCAGGCGCGCGCCAGCGTCGAGGTCACCGAGTATCAGGCCACCAGCTATACCGGCTATCCCTGTCGTGCCAGGACGTACTTCCCGGCGTGGCTGATGCCGGAGGACCATCCGTTGGTGCGGGCCGGCGTGCGCGCCGTGGAGCAGGCGCTGGACTACCGCCCGCGGCTCATCCACTGGCTTTTCTCCACCGACGGCGCCTATACCATGGGGATGGCCGGCATCCCCACTATCGGCATCGGCCCGGGCGAGGTGACCCAGGCCCACGCTGTGGATGAACATGTGCGGCTGGAAGACCTGTACCACGCCGCCTCTGTCTATGCCACACTGGCCGCCGACTTGTTAGGCGGATAACCGATCTCTGGCAAAAGAAGGGAAGCGATCAATGGCAGTGATTATTTTGCTGGGCGCCCAATGGGGCGATGAGGGCAAGGGGAAGATCACCGATCATCTGACGCGCGATGCCGCCGTCGTGGCCCGCTGGAACGGCGGGGACAACGCCGGCCATACCGTCGTCTGGGGCGGGCAGACCTTCAAATTCCATCTCCTGCCCTCCGGCATCCTGTATGAGCACGCCACCTGCATCATCGGCAACGGCGTGGTGGTGAATCCCAAGACCCTGCTGGGGGAGCTGGATAACCTGAGGGCGCGGGGACTGCCCACGGCCCGGCTTATCATCAGCGGCGGGGCACACCTCATCATGCCCTACCATATCGCCCTGGACGGCGCTTCGGAAAGCAGTCGGGGTGAGCGCAAAATCGGCACCACCAAGCGCGGCATCGGCCCGACCTATGCGGATAAGGCCTGGCGCGCCGGCATCCGCGCCGTGGAAATGCTGGACCTGGACCACTTTGCCCGGCGGGTGCGCGAACAGGCGGAATCCCGCAATATCTGGCTGACCCAGGTCTACGGCCAGGAGCCGCTGAATGTGCCGGCCATCGTCGAGGAATACACCGAATACGCTCGCCGGTTGGCCCCCATGGTGGGAGATGCCTCGCTGGTCATCAACGAGGCCATCGCCGCCGGCAAGACAGTGCTGTGTGAGGGCGCGCAGGGCACCCTGCTGGACCTGGACCACGGCACCTATCCCTTCGTGACCAGCTCCTCCCCCATCGCCGGCGGGGCCTGTGTCGGCCTGGGCTTCGGCCCGAAGCTGGTGGACGAGATCATCGGCGTGGCCAAGGCCTACACCACCCGGGTGGGCGCCGGCCCCATGCCCACGGAACTGCATGACGCCGTCGGTGACCATCTGGTGGAGGTGGGGCATGAATACGGCACCACCACCGGCCGGCGCCGGCGTGCCGGCTGGCTGGACCTGGTCATCCTGCGCTATGCGGCGCGTATCAACGGCCTGACGCAGTTCGCCGTGACCAAGCTGGACGTGCTCACTGGTCTGGACCCGGTGCGTGTCTGCGTGGCCTATGAGTATCGCGGCCAGCGCCTGGAGCACTTTCCGATGGACAGCCGCGTGCTGGAGGAATGCCGGCCCATTTATGAGGACCTGCCGGGCTGGGACGAGGATATCTCGGCCGCGCAGAGATTAGAGGAACTGCCGGCGGCCGCCAGGCGCTATGTCCAGCGTGTGGAGGAGCTGACGGGCGTGCCGGTGACCATGATTTCCGTCGGGCCGGCGCGCGAACAGCTTATCTGGCGCCGGCCGACCCATTAATCGCCGCAGAAAGGGGGTGATTGGCGCTCCGCAGGATCACCGCGCTGACTGACAGCGCGGCACCCGGTCTTTCGCATCTACGGAAGGAGCCTGGAATGAACAGCGTGCCTGAACCACAAGGAGGGGGATCGACGCGGGGCGAGCGGCGGTTGTACCGCTCGCGCGTCAACCGCATGATCGCCGGCGTGTGCGGGGGATGGGGCGAATATCTGGGCATTGACCCCAACCTCCTGCGCATTGGTTGGCTGGTGCTCACGTTTGTCTGGGGAACTGGTTTGCTCCTCTACCTCATCATGGCCATCGTCATCCCGGAAAATCCGGAACAGGAGCCGGCCGCGGCGCCGGCCCCCCGCTCCTGGGAAAACGTCAGCCGCAATGGGCTTCTGGCGCTGGGCATCTTCCTGGCCTTCATCGGCGTCCTCCTGCTGATCAACTCGCTGGGCATACTGCCCTTCGGGCTGTGGCGGCTCTGGGAGCTGTTCTGGCGTCTGTTC includes these proteins:
- a CDS encoding glycosyltransferase family 4 protein, whose product is MRVLMVSKACIVGAYQTKLEALAGLPAVELFVIVPPYWKGPEGTTVLEERHTAGYQLIVSPMRWNGHFHIHYYPELPRWVRQLRPDILHMDEEPYNLATYLGLRAGKAAGARTLFFTWQNLLRVYPPPFRWFELANFRLADYAIAGSADAADVLRRKGYAGPLAVIPQFGVDAAQFRPPAREGRGQPLRVGYAGRLVPEKGVHVLLEALAGLSAPWQASIVGEGPERPALEELARRLGIAERVEFAGRLRSTDMPAWYAGIDVLVLPSLRRPNWMEQFGRVLIEAMAMEVAVIGSDCGEIPRVIGGAGLIFPEGDVRALREHLTYLAGHPEERLRLGRAGRERVLAHFTQERIAAQTYDVYRAVMAAGPAAGGGA
- a CDS encoding glycosyltransferase family 4 protein gives rise to the protein MAALPGERPTVALNAQLLSLSQTYRSAGISSYMDNLLRHLPAADAGMDYEVFTHERAWPAPAGMRVRYTRWPTHHPLARIPWEQLILPWWLYAGRHNLLHALAFVAPLAWRGPTVVTVFDLSFLLFPERFRVYNRLYLSIFTRLSARRADRVIVISESTKQDAVRLLGLDARRVAVVYCGVDERYRPLPADVVEEYRRRRGLPERFVLFVGTLEPRKNIAGLVEAYRLLVAGWPRGAGEPPALVIAGAKGWYYQEVYQAVQRAELMERVVFTGYVPADELPLLYNAATLFVYPSFYEGFGLPPLEAMACGTAVVVSDRSSLPEVVGDAGVLVNPEEPAAIAQAVRELLQDEEARRVLADKGRQRAAAFSWRRAAQETTAIYRQVLGKERA
- a CDS encoding undecaprenyl-phosphate glucose phosphotransferase; amino-acid sequence: MSTRYHRLLSWVTALVDIPLINLAFGLAYGIRYELQWFKAVEDAYYVSYEAYLPIAVLLTIILLIAFKIEGVYDRRRGQGWLGEVYAILNGTTTGIMVMVFITFFLQPLYYSRLIFVYAAVLIIVLLSLARLVRGIILGRLRRLGLGVDRVLIVGAGEVGRSIMANLMAEPDLGYEVVGFVDDNPDKGSHDVGPFKGLGSIDQLPRLFKELAIDEVIITLPWMYHRKIMSILSLCEQYKVRARLVPDLFQMRLSKVEIENLNGIPILSMRDQGISGWKYVVKRAMDILVAGTALLLLSPLMALIALAIKLDSPGPVLFAQTRVGKDGRPFTMYKFRSMVADAESRLAELEDRNEAVGPLFKIRDDPRRTRVGRFLRRTSLDELPQLINVLRGDMSLVGPRPPLPREVEQYQPWHHRRLSVRPGMTGLPQVSGRSNLTFDEMALLDLYYIQNWSPALDLMILLRTIPHVLLGEGAY
- a CDS encoding YgeY family selenium metabolism-linked hydrolase, which gives rise to MWRLTSTDREALTAFAQQLIRTPSPSTQEKAVAELVAAELRKIGFPEVWVDRIGNVVARAGDGSGPSLLFNAHMDTVEVNEPEAWTHPPLGGVVENGILYGRGAVDMKGPLAAMVYGLKMVLDAGVPLHGNLYVAAVVQEEPCEGYAMRVLVEEEGLVPDMVVLCEPSNLQLAIGQRGRMEMRVTVRGVAAHSSMPEQGENAIYRAARIIFGVELLSSQLAVDSILGQGSVAVTHIESSASSRNAIPDRCVFYIDRRLTLGETEARALAEIQAIITREQARASVEVTEYQATSYTGYPCRARTYFPAWLMPEDHPLVRAGVRAVEQALDYRPRLIHWLFSTDGAYTMGMAGIPTIGIGPGEVTQAHAVDEHVRLEDLYHAASVYATLAADLLGG
- a CDS encoding adenylosuccinate synthase, with amino-acid sequence MAVIILLGAQWGDEGKGKITDHLTRDAAVVARWNGGDNAGHTVVWGGQTFKFHLLPSGILYEHATCIIGNGVVVNPKTLLGELDNLRARGLPTARLIISGGAHLIMPYHIALDGASESSRGERKIGTTKRGIGPTYADKAWRAGIRAVEMLDLDHFARRVREQAESRNIWLTQVYGQEPLNVPAIVEEYTEYARRLAPMVGDASLVINEAIAAGKTVLCEGAQGTLLDLDHGTYPFVTSSSPIAGGACVGLGFGPKLVDEIIGVAKAYTTRVGAGPMPTELHDAVGDHLVEVGHEYGTTTGRRRRAGWLDLVILRYAARINGLTQFAVTKLDVLTGLDPVRVCVAYEYRGQRLEHFPMDSRVLEECRPIYEDLPGWDEDISAAQRLEELPAAARRYVQRVEELTGVPVTMISVGPAREQLIWRRPTH